Within the Deltaproteobacteria bacterium genome, the region CGATGACTAAACAGTGTGCGTTCAAACTTCTTCGGATCATAGTCCCTGGTTGGATCTTTCGGCGGTCGCACTTTCACGCGGTGCCACTCTTCGATGTTGGTCCACCGCCAGAAAAGAAACTTGCCTTGCGAAATGTCAGCTTGGGTTTTGTGATTTAAGTGGTATGGGTGGAAGTTAGATTCCAAAAGTTCCGAGTTGTTTGTGCTTAATATCCCCTTGATCGCAAGGATCGTGTTTCGAAGTTTCACCTCTTCTGAGGGTTTTTCGTCAAGATGGAACGCACGTGTGCGCGCTTGGCCCCACTTTCGCTCGAAGCTGAGTCGCATAATATTCATCCAAAGATTCACGTCCAACGAAAGACCGGCCATCTGCGACTGAATGTTTTGGAGATAAATTTTGATGAATCCGTTTTCTCGGGTGAAAGTCGTTCGGCGCAGGACCACCTGATTCGCAGACGCTCCTAGGGAAATGGTTGCGGTGTACGAAACCGGGTCCAGACCAAGAAGAGTTGTGATTGGAATCGTCAGCGAAGCGTTTTCTCCGATAGCTAATGAATCGGTGACAGTGAATGTTTCGCTCTCCTGAAGTTCATCTAAAAACTTGGTAATCGAGTCGGTCATTTCTTTTTGTCGGTCCTCTGGCTTTTCCGCCGTCGATGTCGACAATAAGCCCCCGAGGTTTTTCATGAACTTTGGAACGAATAGTTCACTCCACGATTTCTTATCTGCCGCCTTGATAGAGGGGATCGGTCGCACGTGAACATAACTTCTAATGACCGATAGGTTTGCACCTATTCCGGGAAATACTTTCGGATAGCCGTCTACTCCTAGAAAATAGCCAACGCGTGCGCCTGCTGAAATCTGATCCACCATACTGACTTTGAAATCACTGGATTGATCACCAAAGTAAGAACCGGTTACGATCGACCGCGAAGCATTTAAAGAAATGCCGCCGGTTGGTCCGCCCCAAGTTGAAATCGGTTGAACAAACGGCTTCGTTGGATTTTTTTGAATATGATCAAAAAATTGTTTTCTAAGGCCATCGCTTCGTTCTTGAAGAAGCTTGTCCATCGGAAAGTACTCGAGCTTATCGTTTACAAGTGAGGTCAACTGTCGAATACCGGCCGAAGTTGCTTCGATTTTTAAGAAACGAACGATGTCGTCGGTTTTCAATGGAGATTCTGGATCTCCGTGGGTAAAGCGAAGCGCATAACCGTCATAGCGCTCTTGGGTGACTTTTCCCTGTTGAACCGACCCAACAGTGATTTGCTTTTTGTAATCAAATTTTCGAAGTTCTTGCGGCAAACGGTTTTGCACTTTTGCATAAGCAAGAATGTTGTTTCTTCGTGCAATAGTCTTTTCAAAAATTATGGCTTCGATATCCGGAGGATACCGACCTGCTTGGACAATCTCTTTCCAGTCAGCAACATTCAGTCGGCCGATGCGTTCTGCAATCCACTGGACGTCGTCAAGTGTCGTCTCTTGAAAAGCGTCTGCGTACTTGTGGGTAAAAATCAGACTTTCATTAATGAGTTGCGCCGCTTCCCAAGCGTACATATTCACGCTTTCCGGAGCGTCCAAAAGTGTGAAAGGGACAAGAAGGGATCGCATGGTGCGGCGGCCCTTGAGCTGCGTCGCAATCATGTTCCCCATATAAAAAGAGGTTGGAACGGTGATTGTCGACGGTTCCAGCATCACGTCTTGAAGCCAGACTTCTTTTTTGCCGAGATCTTCGTTTAAGACCCAGCGCTTGTTATCAACAAGACCAGCTTGGGTGGGGATTTCGGCGACAAACTTTTTCAATTCTGCGTCGCTCGAAAAACGAACTCGGACTTGGCGGTACCATTGGGGCGACTGAACAGGGTAGCCAAGCTTACGCAACAAAGCTGCGCGCATAAGTGCCTGGTGAGTGTTGAGACTGAGGAGCATGCGATAAAGCCGAGTTTGTCCGTCTTTTCCTACCCCTTGAACTTGAGTTCGGAACCAACCCTCTGGGTTCAATGGAACGAGAGATTTATATTCGAGGACCGTCGAGTCCGCTGGGAAAGTTGCCGCTGAAGATTCAGCAGAAGAATCGATTGCTGAGAGCTTCGTGTCGCTCCAAATATCGTTAGCGACGGGAGTAAGTAGGCTTAGGTCCATTCCGGCTTTTCTTAAGTCGGCCGCGCGATCGGCATCCAGCGGTTGGCCATTCAGAAGAAGATCACTAGCGGGCGCTTCGCCGTTTTTTAGCTCGATAGCCGATGTCGGTAGGGCCTTGCTCTCGGCATTTGCATTCACTGGTGACAGCGTCGTGCCGGCAAAAAGAACAGCTAGCGCGGCGATCGTCATTGAGCCATTTCGACGTAGCATTGGACCTCCAGGGAAAGCGATCGACGGCATGATAAATTTGCCTCTTTTCGCAAAACGTGGAGATTACAATGCCTTAACGCGATCTGTCAATTTTTGATCAGTTTGGGGAGGGGGTTTTTCGCCCGGCCGAAGCCTGGCCATAACCAAGCTAGCGAGCGCTCAAATCAAAGTGTGGTGGACAAAACGTCCACGGGTAAAACGAACCCGGCAATTTTACAAAATGACGGGAGCCGAAAATGAAAAACCCCGGGCCGAGGGCCCAGGGTTTTAATATTCTATCAGGCCAATTCGGCTGATCGAACGAGAGGCCTAGAGAATTTGATCAGCTTGTTTGCCGTACCATGATTTCAATACTTCTTTTACTGTTTCTGGCGAAGTCATCCAGTTAGCAGCAGCTTCATCAACAACCGCGTTCATCGCGTCTTTGTCGCCAGCCATCGCTTCAGCCAAGGCGCCTTTTACTTTGTTGAAATCAACACCGTAAAGACGAGTTGTGAAATCAGCGATGTCAGCTTCTGTTCGTGCACGGTCTTTTCCGATTGTCGCCCAGTCGTTCAAGACTTTTGCGATTTTCAAACCAGTTGCAGCGTCGAGTTCGTACTTTGCAGCGAAGTGCTCGCCAGCCGACTTAATAATGTTTTGTTCTTGGTTTGCAACGTCCGCGGCGAAATCACGGCCTTTGCCAGTTTCGTCGTTAAGTGCATCACCCCAGTCGTCATAGATGATTCCGTTTGGCGATTGCCATGCCCAACCAACATAAGATGAAGATCGGCCGTAGCTATCAATGTAATACCAAGTGTCGTAATCAAGTGCGTAGAAGCTAGTAAAGTATGGATCTTCCAGGTCGATGATCTTCAGACCATTCGAATAGAAGTTGCAGCCTGGGCTTGGAGCGCCAGTTCCGCACTTATATCCATAAACATCGTACCATGCGTTGTAGCCTGGATCTGGGTAAGATCCGCCGCCGCCACCGCCACCACTGCCGCCACCGCCGCCACCGCAAGCTGAAACGAGAACTGCTGCTGCAAGCGCTGATAGTGCAACGCTCAAAGACTTTTTAAACATATAGCCCCCTAAGAAAGGTTGGTTGATTGGTTCCTTTTCGCCTCATTCGATCACCGAATTTGGATCAAGCAGCGTTGTGAGCAATGCCTGTACCACGGTTGAGCGGGGTCACTCCGGCACCTTTTCAGGTGTGCAAATTCCCGCCGCATCTGCAGGCTGACGCTTCGCAATATTTCGGGAAAGTTTCAAGGGGCGGAATCGCCAATTGGAAAACCAACACACTCAAATGGAGATGAATCAGGAGATTTATAACTGATTTAGGAAAGTTGAAAGCCGACGGCCCAGGGCGCCTGACTCAGGTTAGTCTTCTGAGTCTTCAGCAGTGTCATCGCCTTCACTTCGGGAAGCTAGCCCAAAACAGCGGTAGAGCGCTCGCGCCTGCTTGGATCGGTTCGGGAAGTTTGCTTCCAGACATGTTCTCCAACCTTCGGCGACATTTTTTGCAAGACTCTCTTTTCCTTCGCGAAGGCTTTTGTGGGCACGGTAAAACTCGGACCAGCAGCTTCGATCCAGAGAAACAAACGGCACATCGTCTGGAATCAATCCCGCCGAAAGAATTGCTAAGCGATTTCGCTGATTGGAATTCACAAAACCATCTTTAATATTCTGCGTATCGAGGTCTGACTTTTCGACGGCCGCGTTCAGGGCTTTGACCCGTGCCTCTCGTTTCCATTTCGACTCACAGCCAGGAAGCTCCGTCACATCCGCAACTGAAGACATAGATGGTTTAACAGGCGCCGTCGTTTGGGTCGGTTCGATTTTGGTTGCGTCAGACGGGGAAGAAACTGCGCCGTTTTCCACCACGGCAGTTGAACTAGTAGAGGAACACCCCAAGCACAGGGCGATCAAGAAACTAAAAAAACGAGCGGAGGTGAGCATTACTTCTTAGCCCCTTTTTTTTCGGTTTTTTTATTCGGCGCTGCAGGTTTCGCGACCTTCGCTTTTTTCGACTTCGGCTTAGTTAAAGTGGCCGATTTTACTGGGTTTCGATACTCAGCGGGAAGTTCGTTGATACCGTCCGGTAGTACTGGCTTTGGTTCAAGAGGACTTGAACAGTCGTTATGAGGGCTTCCTAGCGGCGCACTCCAGGCCGAGGTGCTTGTTGACGGTGAAGTAAGACAATTTTGAATCGAAAGGATATGGCCTGCAGTTTCTTGATTCGATTTTTTAAGCCGCTCGATCCATTTTTTTGGATTCGGAGGACGAATATCTTGGAGCATTCCGGAAGCGGCGCCTGGCCCCATATTGTAAGCGCCAGCAGCCGCCAAAAGTGCATCATAGTTGCGAGCGTCTTTGTCACTTTGCTCGAGCGAGAGTGTTGGATCTAAAGTTTTTTGAAAATGAATAAGAATAGATTGGAGATAAAAAGCTGTCGCCCCGATCGCGATCGAAGGGGTCGTAATGTTTTTTGTGGAAACCACTTTCGGCGATGGACCTTTGTGAAGTTCTTTGGCGGAAAGATTCTCGAAGTAATTCTTCCATTGCGCGGACTGTGTTGCGCCCATCATGCGAGCTTTTGCATAGCGCATATCTTTCAATTCTTGTGTCGACAAACCACTTTCGCGACCGGACATAGAGTCGTGGAGGGCTTGAAGTTTCGGAATGTCGCTGAAGTCATCGCCGACCACACGCGAGATGTCCGCCATCGTGCCTCGCAAGTGCTGACCCAGGCCAATCGCTCCGGATCCAGATCTAGCGTTGATATCGAAACGGCTTTCCCGAAAAATCAGGCATGCGAGCAGCGTCTGAGGTATGTCGAAATCCTTGGCTGCTTGGGCGATGAGCGGAAGATACTTTTCGGTCACGATTTTCATTCTTCCGGGTTCTACGACATAACAATCTAGATATTTCCGTAAATCACCTTCCGACTTAAATGGAATGGCAGAAGCTTTTTGAGCGCTCTTCTCATGTTTTGTCTGCTGAAGCGCGGGCGCAGCTGTACGTTCATCGCAAATAGGTTCCGGTTTACCGTTGAAAATATTGATTTTGTCGAGAAGGCTTCTTGTGTGCTCAATGAAACCGCCCGCGTGCGCTAAGCTACCCGACAAAATAACGATAGAAAAAGCCGCGACCAACGCCGCGATTGGGAATCGGAACATACTGAGTCCTATCGGTCGAAATTCTCCGGGCCTTGTGCAAAATTGCCAAGAAACAGGACTATTTGCCTGATTGATTTAACTGCCCACTGGCAGTCCGAAGAAAAAAGCCTCCGACAAGTATCAAAATGAGACTCATGACCATCGAGACGGTCACTCCAAACGCGCTTGGTCCACGCGGATCAGCCCGCATGAGTTCCATCAACATTCGTCCTAAGCCGTGAAGCACTAGCCACAGACTGAAAAGCTGTCCTGGCTGTCGACCCTTCGCCCATCTGCGGCCTTCGGCGCGATGAAGTACAAAGGCCGCTCCAAATTCCCAAATAATCGCAAAAGCCTGTGTGGGAAGCATGAAGCGAATCGGCGATGCGCCATGTGAGTGAAGCCAATGTGGAAGTTCGCAGACAGCACCGTAACAACACCCTGTTAAAAGACAGGCGATCCGGCCTGCTCCATAGCCAACGGCGGCGATGGGAGCAAAAAGATCAAGCCAGCCGCCGATCGATGAAGGCCGATCGCGCCGAAGTATCAGATACAGTCCAAGCATGCCGCCGATCGCTCCGCCGTACCAAACAAAGCCGCCGCCAAGGATATCAAACACCAATAACGGGTCCGCAATGTAGTACCGGG harbors:
- a CDS encoding transglycosylase SLT domain-containing protein; amino-acid sequence: MFRFPIAALVAAFSIVILSGSLAHAGGFIEHTRSLLDKINIFNGKPEPICDERTAAPALQQTKHEKSAQKASAIPFKSEGDLRKYLDCYVVEPGRMKIVTEKYLPLIAQAAKDFDIPQTLLACLIFRESRFDINARSGSGAIGLGQHLRGTMADISRVVGDDFSDIPKLQALHDSMSGRESGLSTQELKDMRYAKARMMGATQSAQWKNYFENLSAKELHKGPSPKVVSTKNITTPSIAIGATAFYLQSILIHFQKTLDPTLSLEQSDKDARNYDALLAAAGAYNMGPGAASGMLQDIRPPNPKKWIERLKKSNQETAGHILSIQNCLTSPSTSTSAWSAPLGSPHNDCSSPLEPKPVLPDGINELPAEYRNPVKSATLTKPKSKKAKVAKPAAPNKKTEKKGAKK
- a CDS encoding prolipoprotein diacylglyceryl transferase, producing the protein MSEFSSLSLATSGFLPWIEIGPIRIQSYFVVISIVLSAIAFWIPRRAVSLDYSPRRALDLYIAAMIFGFVGARLFHILWEEPRYYIADPLLVFDILGGGFVWYGGAIGGMLGLYLILRRDRPSSIGGWLDLFAPIAAVGYGAGRIACLLTGCCYGAVCELPHWLHSHGASPIRFMLPTQAFAIIWEFGAAFVLHRAEGRRWAKGRQPGQLFSLWLVLHGLGRMLMELMRADPRGPSAFGVTVSMVMSLILILVGGFFLRTASGQLNQSGK